The proteins below come from a single Serratia fonticola genomic window:
- a CDS encoding IpaD/SipD/SspD family type III secretion system needle tip protein, producing the protein MRIATSQFVPGNPTLAARAVNPCSPSESSIDVPLGLSPHPSVSDDSLAHLRAHLSFAPISKSVPVMLRALPVSVQSDLLAAGPAFPTDASLRDATRVGTLSTFDKEKVNAWVMLVTQARAGQIAAFNAVLPRGAPAGQPVVQLSSSGPIARIVGPTLSDEALSAIKQYCDSLERLINYLENAFEELQYSNGVWEWNMSGGQLLSDVAMLLHGWKAPDFDEKTALGMQYALSLVGIEASIKQDIYGGFHVLIATDALDAILWMRTDDLQTAMSLIDAALIEARWLLGALSSLLPHATEPWPSADDPSSSWEIHKELGQAIAEMDENYLQVYEDAVGKYTGFFDDVNNVLGSMHKHLSTSESGKIFIESEFRDAVGETLRKWERDNVLIDGLNPSEATAWAESIGPLAYADGTKVKIDLSALRELQTTVYDSTGDWMSAHEFQAVNEALSVHKEKIQSNMQTLIQKYSTANSTFDNLIKVLSSTIASLLESDKSFLNI; encoded by the coding sequence ATGCGCATTGCCACATCACAATTCGTACCCGGCAACCCTACCCTTGCTGCCCGCGCTGTCAACCCTTGTAGCCCGTCAGAGAGCTCCATCGACGTCCCGCTGGGGCTTTCGCCGCATCCGTCCGTGTCCGATGATTCCCTGGCTCACCTCCGGGCACATCTGTCGTTTGCGCCGATTTCCAAATCCGTGCCCGTCATGTTGCGTGCTCTGCCTGTTTCCGTCCAGTCCGATCTCCTGGCCGCTGGCCCTGCCTTCCCCACTGACGCTTCCCTTCGAGATGCGACCCGGGTGGGTACGCTGAGCACGTTCGATAAAGAAAAAGTGAATGCGTGGGTGATGCTGGTAACCCAGGCGCGAGCCGGGCAAATCGCTGCCTTTAACGCCGTTCTCCCCCGCGGCGCCCCCGCCGGCCAGCCTGTCGTCCAACTGTCCTCCTCGGGGCCAATCGCCCGCATCGTTGGTCCGACTTTGTCCGACGAGGCTCTGTCGGCCATAAAACAGTACTGCGACTCACTCGAGCGATTAATAAATTATCTTGAAAACGCGTTCGAAGAACTGCAATACTCGAACGGGGTATGGGAATGGAACATGTCTGGAGGCCAACTGCTCTCCGACGTGGCAATGCTGCTGCATGGTTGGAAAGCCCCGGATTTTGATGAAAAGACCGCCCTCGGCATGCAGTATGCTTTGTCTCTGGTGGGGATCGAAGCGAGCATCAAGCAAGACATCTACGGGGGGTTCCACGTACTTATCGCCACTGACGCACTGGACGCGATTCTGTGGATGAGAACGGACGATCTCCAAACTGCGATGTCTCTTATCGACGCCGCTTTAATCGAAGCGCGATGGCTTCTCGGCGCCTTGTCGAGTCTACTGCCGCATGCGACTGAACCCTGGCCTTCAGCGGACGACCCGTCCTCGAGTTGGGAAATTCATAAAGAACTAGGTCAGGCTATCGCCGAGATGGATGAAAATTACCTGCAGGTGTACGAAGATGCCGTCGGTAAGTACACTGGGTTTTTCGATGATGTCAATAATGTCCTTGGCAGTATGCATAAACATTTGTCGACTAGTGAAAGTGGCAAGATTTTTATAGAAAGCGAGTTCCGCGACGCTGTCGGCGAAACCTTGCGAAAATGGGAGAGGGACAATGTGTTGATCGATGGGTTAAACCCATCTGAAGCAACGGCTTGGGCGGAGTCGATAGGGCCACTGGCCTATGCAGACGGCACGAAGGTGAAGATTGACCTATCAGCTCTTCGCGAACTCCAAACCACTGTGTATGACAGTACCGGTGACTGGATGTCAGCCCATGAGTTCCAGGCCGTCAACGAGGCTCTGTCTGTTCATAAAGAAAAAATCCAAAGTAATATGCAAACGCTGATCCAAAAATATAGCACGGCCAACTCTACCTTTGACAACCTGATTAAAGTATTAAGCAGCACGATTGCCAGTCTGCTGGAATCGGATAAAAGCTTCCTCAATATTTAA
- a CDS encoding M60 family metallopeptidase, which produces MTAVTKITQTHPLPNARAKTYTNKVAFDTYIIRNAQPSQNQDIKLAVKKDDPCGPEHSISYLGFNAEKYNIPDIIGSLKIKLHVTKNNLAGDIDVYLITEDSFWDIEFTYESRPHTDSFVTSFSTSDSDPDGWLTLDISNMDVINKFRNDGKLSFALMANDNLVYHEFSSSQVPDYAPLLQLITTSTECSSSNAIRYINFIAAENENNFDIVKISEINLINAEGHIEKRDKWQVIEGSHLSNWENMFDGSSATYWEALQSLPVYFTLDLGKPIDIKALVYTPQSSGYNGRASDILIYGSADGNEWDLIGSRAIKHGDGNAPHIIFTGTEASFSQVEDSYSFPVKTAWSIEKNRLKNNAGRSPLNVTGLYFNQPGIVCLWIDDKQADDGDFLEAREGHWDGSTRHRLQYGLNSFLCDADKPLYLQIASNSSSDNSRVASVRIMASNALYYPVFKTHVNTQSEWFSMIDAYSNVNYYEMVTEKIILGMQREYFSPFRDEVKMQELADTYDECTVPTQLAAGLRDDDENPIHCPDVNPYHYVPSEKGYMTTFQNRITYHTDLTKRMIIPSEVRSFWGIWHEMGHNLQTTGLNWPGQVEVAVNIYAFAERAYTKTLGSLVTSYDPDFKTTYNALKNVDTYPQLPDADRERLFHHLFFIFGETFMHMLHRRYRENMIGEPCDPEFIIGASADEQMNVMAIIASKVARKNLTNFFKFWKFNLTKKTVTTINNYNLEVLSGFEKLPSDLVKGQPDGRYDMRF; this is translated from the coding sequence ATGACCGCAGTAACAAAAATAACGCAAACTCACCCTCTGCCAAATGCAAGAGCGAAAACATATACAAACAAGGTGGCATTCGATACGTATATTATTCGTAATGCACAACCCTCACAAAACCAGGATATAAAACTCGCTGTCAAAAAAGACGATCCCTGTGGTCCTGAACACAGCATTTCCTACCTCGGTTTTAATGCGGAAAAATATAACATCCCTGACATAATTGGCTCATTAAAAATCAAGCTTCACGTTACTAAAAACAACCTTGCTGGCGATATAGATGTCTATCTAATTACTGAGGATTCGTTTTGGGATATCGAATTCACCTATGAAAGTCGGCCTCATACGGATAGTTTTGTCACCTCATTTTCAACAAGTGATTCAGATCCCGATGGATGGTTAACCTTGGATATCAGTAATATGGATGTCATCAATAAATTCAGAAACGATGGAAAGCTATCATTTGCTCTTATGGCGAACGATAATCTTGTTTATCACGAGTTTTCTTCATCACAAGTACCAGATTACGCACCTTTATTGCAACTCATCACTACGAGTACAGAATGCTCATCATCAAATGCAATTCGATATATTAATTTCATTGCTGCCGAAAATGAAAATAACTTCGACATCGTCAAGATTTCTGAAATAAACTTAATTAATGCTGAGGGGCATATCGAGAAAAGAGATAAATGGCAAGTGATTGAAGGAAGTCATTTATCCAACTGGGAAAATATGTTTGATGGTTCATCCGCGACATACTGGGAGGCACTGCAGTCACTTCCTGTTTATTTTACACTCGATCTTGGCAAACCTATCGATATCAAAGCACTAGTCTATACACCTCAATCAAGTGGATATAATGGCCGAGCGTCAGATATTTTGATTTATGGTAGTGCAGATGGCAATGAGTGGGATCTCATTGGTTCAAGGGCTATCAAACATGGTGATGGTAATGCTCCACACATCATATTCACAGGAACGGAAGCATCGTTCAGTCAGGTAGAGGATTCGTATTCATTTCCGGTGAAAACCGCCTGGAGCATAGAAAAAAACAGATTGAAAAATAATGCAGGAAGGAGTCCTCTGAATGTCACGGGATTATACTTTAATCAGCCAGGGATTGTTTGTCTATGGATTGATGATAAACAAGCGGACGACGGAGACTTTCTGGAGGCACGTGAAGGGCACTGGGACGGTTCAACACGACACCGTTTACAATATGGTCTGAACAGCTTTCTTTGTGATGCGGATAAGCCTCTCTATTTACAGATTGCGTCAAACTCATCATCAGATAATTCACGCGTCGCATCTGTCAGGATCATGGCATCGAACGCGTTGTATTACCCGGTGTTCAAAACCCATGTCAACACTCAGTCAGAGTGGTTTTCCATGATTGATGCATATTCCAACGTCAATTATTACGAAATGGTGACAGAAAAAATCATCCTCGGGATGCAGAGAGAATATTTTTCTCCCTTCCGGGATGAGGTGAAGATGCAGGAACTCGCCGACACTTATGATGAATGCACGGTGCCGACTCAACTGGCCGCAGGCTTAAGAGACGATGATGAAAACCCCATACACTGCCCCGACGTAAATCCTTATCATTATGTCCCATCAGAAAAAGGTTACATGACAACATTTCAAAACAGAATAACCTACCACACAGACTTAACCAAAAGAATGATTATTCCATCCGAAGTGCGTTCATTTTGGGGGATTTGGCATGAAATGGGGCACAACCTGCAGACAACTGGCCTTAATTGGCCAGGCCAGGTAGAGGTTGCAGTCAATATATATGCGTTTGCCGAGCGAGCATATACAAAAACGTTGGGTTCATTGGTTACATCCTATGATCCTGACTTTAAGACAACTTATAACGCTCTAAAAAATGTTGATACATACCCACAACTGCCCGATGCTGACAGAGAGCGATTATTTCATCATCTTTTCTTCATTTTCGGAGAAACATTTATGCACATGCTTCATCGCCGCTATCGGGAAAATATGATCGGCGAACCTTGTGATCCTGAATTTATCATTGGAGCATCCGCAGATGAACAGATGAACGTGATGGCTATCATCGCATCAAAGGTTGCACGAAAAAACTTAACCAACTTTTTCAAGTTCTGGAAGTTTAATTTAACTAAAAAAACGGTCACCACAATAAATAATTATAATTTAGAGGTATTGAGCGGATTTGAAAAACTCCCCTCCGATCTCGTGAAGGGGCAGCCAGACGGAAGGTATGATATGCGCTTCTAA
- a CDS encoding pyridoxal phosphate-dependent aminotransferase, which translates to MNQITASGPRNAFTLLKTLAERYRTRQEAADFTGEPLLDLSIGNPDVAPDPYWRNRLQHFIHRDDLHGYGDCRSDINRHLCERFSAYFQRRFLPHDAPVLLDPQHHVVDLLGSKEGIFYSLFSCLKPGEAVLMPDPSYAVYQSCARLIGARVELFSCDTSGQPDLGSIRAEQLLGARMLVICSPSNPTGVELSPGKLQQIMDFAQRNALWVIIDRAYAEIVFKSPRNGKLKGAALPLPGALSRVLELHSLSKSCSLAGWRIGFAAGSPELVKRIRHIKFNTDFGTFLPLQCVAAEILDELETLSARNSAIYATRMHRFVEGAASLGWNIPPSQGTFFLWAPLPPGFAGDDLRFVEALLESTGILVAPGSGFGPGGSGRVRIALVQSDKVLDDVLHRLGKWSSLCPHSDMSFIQKVHP; encoded by the coding sequence ATGAACCAGATAACAGCCTCCGGGCCGCGTAATGCCTTCACCCTGCTCAAAACACTGGCCGAACGTTACCGTACCCGTCAGGAGGCAGCTGATTTTACCGGTGAACCGCTTCTAGACCTGTCGATCGGTAATCCCGATGTTGCACCAGACCCGTATTGGCGCAACCGCCTGCAGCACTTTATTCACCGTGATGACTTGCATGGCTATGGCGATTGCCGTTCCGACATCAACCGCCATTTATGCGAACGTTTCTCTGCTTACTTTCAGCGCCGCTTTTTACCCCATGATGCCCCCGTATTGCTCGATCCGCAGCATCATGTCGTCGATCTGCTCGGCTCCAAGGAAGGCATTTTCTATAGCCTGTTCTCCTGCCTGAAACCCGGAGAAGCCGTACTTATGCCCGATCCTTCATATGCTGTCTATCAAAGCTGCGCCCGGCTGATCGGTGCGCGCGTGGAGCTGTTTTCCTGCGACACATCCGGTCAGCCCGACCTGGGGTCGATTCGTGCCGAACAATTGCTCGGGGCCCGTATGCTGGTTATTTGCTCTCCGAGCAACCCTACTGGTGTAGAATTGTCGCCGGGCAAACTGCAGCAGATCATGGATTTTGCACAACGAAATGCGCTTTGGGTTATTATTGATCGCGCCTATGCAGAGATTGTCTTTAAGTCACCGCGTAACGGTAAACTCAAAGGCGCAGCTCTACCGCTACCCGGTGCGCTGTCCCGGGTGTTGGAGCTTCATAGCCTGAGTAAGTCGTGCAGTCTCGCAGGCTGGCGCATCGGTTTTGCGGCAGGCTCACCGGAACTGGTAAAAAGAATTCGTCACATAAAGTTCAACACCGACTTTGGTACATTCCTGCCGCTACAATGCGTGGCAGCTGAAATACTTGATGAACTGGAAACCCTCTCCGCACGCAACAGCGCAATCTATGCAACACGTATGCATCGGTTTGTAGAAGGAGCTGCCTCTCTGGGTTGGAATATCCCCCCTTCACAAGGTACTTTTTTCCTGTGGGCGCCTCTTCCCCCCGGGTTCGCAGGGGATGATCTCAGATTTGTTGAGGCCTTACTTGAATCTACTGGCATATTAGTCGCCCCTGGCAGTGGGTTTGGGCCTGGCGGCTCAGGGCGAGTGAGAATTGCACTGGTTCAGTCAGACAAAGTCCTTGATGACGTATTGCATCGGCTGGGAAAATGGTCGTCTTTGTGCCCCCACTCTGACATGTCGTTTATCCAGAAAGTGCACCCCTAA
- a CDS encoding pyridoxal phosphate-dependent decarboxylase family protein: MINYTQVLDHHVQQRARTCQSMLPALAFAPDALTDTGPKYPIRAFSYLDELERDNDETPADENQLLDEVARYFRGAIRPQSRHSLFNMVPEPSVAATAAAWLATAYNTNSLMDAFGGEALLIEQQVARRIGRWAGWTHAMGIACNGGKLTLMYAIKSALSRVAPDSLRTGLPPDIVILCSEGAHYCVEHAASLLGLGSDNCLRVPANSEGRMCTEALRRTLNEQHACGRRVAAIICCGGTTINFNCEDTHEVREISQAFAQEHHLKQRPYLHLDSVIGWLYLSLPAADKHQISCPRIRARIAEVHHRLRDTSGFDSLGVDFHKNGLCPYASSFFIARERRFMDELGDGNYHYTDKDFQYGQFRAYRYTFENSRPSQGILAAWINLRKLGRYGYAAYLNRLHEARDALTHALERHGLFRVLNHASLGWEVVFEIPFESDVVALASTRQELAMNFMQECWERVDAGYDLPLFSVVPEYRIDNDPNAVTTAFFLYPMRQRSHYEWDETVALIATQFHLFQSRLRIEQKTLGQMQFENPIR; this comes from the coding sequence TTGATCAATTACACACAGGTACTCGATCACCATGTACAACAGCGTGCACGTACCTGTCAATCCATGCTGCCAGCATTAGCCTTTGCTCCCGATGCACTCACAGACACAGGTCCGAAGTACCCGATACGGGCCTTCTCCTATCTGGACGAGCTTGAACGCGATAATGATGAGACCCCCGCCGATGAAAACCAGCTACTTGATGAGGTCGCACGATACTTCCGGGGCGCCATTCGTCCCCAGTCACGACATTCTCTGTTTAATATGGTGCCAGAGCCCAGCGTGGCAGCAACTGCCGCCGCATGGCTGGCAACGGCATACAATACCAATAGCCTGATGGATGCTTTCGGGGGAGAAGCATTGCTGATAGAACAGCAGGTGGCTCGACGTATAGGCCGTTGGGCAGGCTGGACACATGCAATGGGTATCGCCTGTAACGGTGGCAAGTTAACCCTCATGTACGCCATAAAATCAGCGTTGAGTCGCGTTGCTCCCGATTCTCTACGGACAGGATTACCGCCTGATATCGTTATTTTATGTAGCGAAGGGGCCCATTATTGTGTGGAGCATGCCGCCAGTCTGCTAGGGCTGGGCTCAGACAACTGCCTGCGGGTACCTGCCAACAGTGAAGGCCGTATGTGCACAGAAGCTTTACGCCGTACGCTAAACGAACAACATGCCTGCGGACGCAGAGTCGCTGCAATCATCTGCTGCGGTGGAACCACAATCAACTTCAACTGTGAGGACACGCATGAGGTACGTGAAATTTCCCAAGCTTTCGCGCAGGAGCACCATTTAAAGCAACGACCCTATCTGCATTTAGACAGTGTTATCGGATGGTTATACCTGAGTCTGCCCGCCGCTGATAAACATCAGATTTCCTGCCCACGCATCAGAGCCCGCATTGCCGAAGTTCATCACCGATTACGCGATACCAGCGGTTTTGATTCATTGGGTGTGGATTTTCATAAGAATGGGTTGTGCCCCTATGCAAGCAGTTTTTTTATTGCTCGTGAACGTCGTTTTATGGATGAACTGGGTGACGGCAATTACCACTATACTGATAAGGACTTTCAGTATGGTCAGTTTCGGGCCTACCGTTATACCTTTGAGAATTCGCGACCGAGCCAGGGGATCCTGGCTGCCTGGATCAACCTGCGTAAGCTTGGCCGCTACGGCTATGCCGCTTACCTCAATCGCCTCCACGAAGCTCGTGACGCCTTAACCCATGCGCTTGAGCGTCATGGCCTGTTTCGTGTACTTAACCATGCCAGCCTTGGGTGGGAGGTGGTATTTGAGATCCCCTTTGAGTCTGATGTGGTCGCACTGGCATCCACCAGACAGGAGCTCGCCATGAACTTTATGCAGGAATGCTGGGAGCGGGTGGATGCAGGCTATGACCTTCCGCTGTTTAGCGTTGTGCCAGAATATCGTATTGATAATGATCCAAACGCCGTCACCACCGCTTTCTTCCTTTATCCTATGCGACAACGCAGCCATTACGAATGGGATGAAACGGTGGCACTTATCGCCACGCAGTTCCACCTATTCCAGTCTCGCTTACGGATAGAACAAAAGACATTAGGCCAAATGCAGTTTGAAAACCCCATCCGCTGA
- a CDS encoding DMT family transporter, which produces MTPSVVAIVLALIAGALWGTLGLITHYLLSYGLNTLQLGILRLSGAFVLTLLIAAVLGRIRVLSIRQWAWLAAIGLACQALSSVSFASAVAGAGSSLAIIMLCMGPLFTAAINRFLYGEHLDSASRGLILLGLIGLALTVLYSQGEQPRAALFGKQWFVALGWGLLSGLCYGLFPILTNALGPLDSWVTVSFSLGLGTVFLAPLQGTYPVLTLPTDVSAWLLIAALILVPTVIADVLYVRAIAIGGPMLATVFALIEVPASVLYAWWWLAVPLVPAQWAGIFLFCLGLAGLALRRNQRPVPTTEPVIISPIQTEKHYE; this is translated from the coding sequence ATGACCCCCTCAGTGGTTGCGATCGTTCTAGCCCTTATCGCCGGTGCTTTATGGGGAACACTGGGTTTGATTACCCACTATTTACTCAGTTACGGGCTGAACACCTTGCAACTGGGTATCTTGCGCCTGAGCGGGGCATTTGTGCTGACTTTACTCATCGCCGCAGTGCTGGGCCGGATACGTGTACTTAGCATTCGACAATGGGCCTGGTTGGCTGCTATCGGCCTGGCTTGTCAGGCTCTGAGCAGCGTATCATTTGCTTCTGCAGTAGCCGGAGCGGGAAGCAGCCTGGCCATCATTATGCTGTGCATGGGCCCATTGTTCACCGCAGCGATTAACCGATTTTTATATGGCGAACATCTTGATAGTGCCTCACGCGGGTTGATTCTGCTGGGGTTGATTGGTCTGGCCCTGACCGTTCTGTACAGCCAGGGGGAACAACCCCGTGCAGCGTTGTTTGGAAAGCAGTGGTTCGTCGCTTTGGGATGGGGTTTACTCTCAGGGCTCTGTTATGGTCTGTTTCCCATATTGACCAACGCCCTGGGCCCGCTCGACTCCTGGGTTACTGTCAGCTTTAGTCTCGGTCTCGGTACCGTATTCCTAGCCCCATTGCAGGGAACCTACCCCGTCTTGACATTACCTACAGATGTTTCCGCATGGCTGCTGATTGCAGCGTTAATCCTGGTGCCAACAGTGATAGCTGACGTGCTCTATGTACGGGCCATAGCCATTGGTGGTCCTATGTTGGCCACCGTCTTCGCGCTGATTGAAGTCCCTGCCTCAGTACTTTATGCGTGGTGGTGGCTGGCGGTACCTCTAGTCCCTGCACAATGGGCTGGTATCTTTCTATTCTGTCTGGGTTTGGCCGGACTGGCACTGCGCCGCAACCAGAGACCAGTGCCTACGACGGAACCGGTCATTATTTCCCCCATACAAACGGAAAAACATTATGAATAA
- a CDS encoding transglycosylase SLT domain-containing protein, which produces MFKLLTMSIFIGFSSIGYATCWDYSAKKFGIESRLLASIAQVESGMNPKAIGKNTNGSVDIGLMQINSNHLPKLKKMGIDSRKLEQDPCVAVLVGTSILAEMMQIYGYSWEAVGAYNAGTAKSRHALRMKYAKKVWRVYNDSEFKL; this is translated from the coding sequence ATGTTCAAACTACTGACAATGAGCATTTTTATTGGCTTTAGCTCAATAGGCTATGCCACTTGCTGGGATTACTCTGCCAAAAAATTTGGTATAGAATCTCGATTACTGGCATCAATAGCGCAAGTTGAATCGGGTATGAACCCTAAAGCAATCGGTAAAAACACTAACGGCAGTGTTGATATTGGTTTAATGCAGATAAACAGTAACCATCTGCCAAAATTGAAAAAAATGGGTATTGATAGTCGGAAGTTAGAGCAAGACCCCTGTGTTGCCGTCTTGGTAGGCACTTCAATTCTTGCGGAAATGATGCAGATTTACGGGTATAGCTGGGAGGCCGTTGGTGCTTACAATGCAGGTACTGCCAAATCTCGCCATGCGCTACGAATGAAATACGCCAAAAAAGTTTGGCGCGTTTATAACGATAGTGAGTTTAAACTCTAA
- a CDS encoding helix-turn-helix domain-containing protein — protein sequence MGKFNSHISLQQNACYTAGHQQAAWVKADNTMGVNIQLGNLEDGIVYSLPPGESGIFVCSTPTLRVTKGSMDYTALDINTMCKLQVFLDISQGFSDFSDAECQSVYGVGFEPLRMQGALSLKQLESWMIQQFLIATPGMKKISAILRGMECYWLIKFLIQQTDASEQTDASDSLRSLSKRYGLSVSHFRRVSRQALGNTTKKELKSWRLVRALLDNMGEKSNLTDLAFKHGYSSLSHFSSEVKIMFNLSPRALKNVIANEVKK from the coding sequence ATGGGAAAGTTTAATTCACATATATCACTCCAGCAGAATGCATGCTACACCGCAGGGCACCAACAAGCTGCATGGGTTAAAGCAGATAACACTATGGGTGTTAACATCCAACTGGGCAATCTTGAAGATGGCATCGTCTATAGTCTGCCACCGGGAGAAAGTGGTATTTTTGTGTGTTCGACACCTACGTTACGTGTTACAAAAGGCTCCATGGATTATACGGCGTTAGATATCAATACCATGTGTAAATTACAGGTGTTCTTAGATATTTCGCAAGGATTTTCAGATTTTAGTGATGCTGAATGTCAATCTGTTTACGGTGTCGGTTTTGAGCCGTTACGGATGCAGGGGGCCTTGAGTCTTAAACAGCTTGAAAGTTGGATGATCCAACAATTTTTAATTGCGACTCCGGGAATGAAAAAAATTTCCGCCATTCTGCGCGGAATGGAATGCTACTGGTTGATAAAATTTTTAATACAACAAACAGATGCTTCTGAACAAACAGATGCTTCTGATAGTTTACGAAGCTTAAGTAAACGCTATGGGTTATCTGTTTCCCATTTTCGCCGAGTGTCCCGTCAAGCATTGGGGAATACGACTAAAAAAGAGTTAAAATCTTGGCGCTTGGTTAGAGCACTACTGGATAATATGGGAGAAAAGTCAAACTTAACTGATTTGGCGTTCAAACATGGATATTCATCACTGTCTCATTTTTCTAGTGAAGTAAAGATTATGTTTAATTTATCTCCTCGTGCCTTAAAAAATGTCATTGCTAATGAAGTGAAAAAATGA
- the sctC gene encoding type III secretion system outer membrane ring subunit SctC produces the protein MKFVNQVKNTLTYLIGIVFISSMAPTLAISQQTKPTGSGYIAQQDNIKGLTDALSSRLNKPIIISKLVANKKVSGDFDLHNPQAFIERISEQLGLIWYHDGQAIYLYDASEMRKEIITLRNTSLPVVSNFLRKSGLYDQRYPLRSDGINSTFYLSGPPVYVELVTNAAKLLDEKNDDLDGRSKVSSISLFNSFVEDRHFNYRNEKITIPGVASVIRQLLNNRDNGGEVSEASNMASDKHEVISPTAKLQDFPGNNRVKPIMPVMSLENAMKERPSAGGFKIVANPGTNSLLVKGSSEQIAYVRNIVNTLDMQKRHIELSVWIVDLQKDALEQLGVEWNGGVNVGGNLGISLNGGVASTVDGASFMASILALSQKNQANIVSRPMVLTQENIPAIFDNSRTFYTQLIGERSVELQHVTYGTSVNVLPRFTDADEIEMMLNVEDGSQVQDTNPTMGLPEVGRTNISTIARVPRGKSLLIGGYTRDESSEGEAKIPLLGDIPWIGSAFKYNKSHNSNMVRVFLIQPREIDAPLQQDASDLIADMKKNLSKPELHDWMRNYMDSQKWH, from the coding sequence ATGAAATTTGTTAATCAAGTAAAAAACACGTTAACCTACCTGATTGGGATTGTTTTTATTTCCTCGATGGCACCTACGTTGGCTATCTCTCAGCAGACCAAGCCCACAGGTTCTGGTTATATTGCACAACAGGATAATATTAAAGGCCTGACCGATGCGCTTTCATCCAGGTTGAATAAACCGATTATCATCAGTAAGCTTGTGGCGAATAAAAAAGTCAGTGGTGATTTTGATCTGCATAATCCGCAGGCGTTTATAGAACGTATTTCTGAACAGCTTGGTTTGATTTGGTACCATGATGGTCAAGCAATATACCTTTATGATGCGTCGGAAATGCGCAAGGAAATCATCACATTACGGAATACTTCACTTCCGGTTGTCAGTAATTTTTTGCGGAAATCTGGTCTTTATGATCAGCGTTACCCGTTACGTTCGGACGGTATAAATTCTACATTCTACCTTTCAGGGCCACCGGTCTATGTTGAGTTGGTGACTAATGCAGCCAAACTTTTGGATGAGAAAAATGACGATCTGGATGGTCGCTCAAAAGTCTCCTCAATATCTCTGTTTAATTCATTCGTTGAGGATCGTCATTTTAACTATCGAAACGAAAAGATCACCATTCCCGGTGTAGCGAGTGTGATAAGACAGCTTTTGAACAACCGTGATAATGGTGGTGAGGTAAGCGAAGCGAGCAATATGGCTTCGGATAAGCATGAGGTTATATCTCCTACGGCAAAACTACAGGATTTTCCAGGGAATAATAGGGTAAAACCTATCATGCCCGTAATGAGCCTGGAAAATGCAATGAAGGAACGTCCTTCTGCTGGTGGCTTCAAAATTGTCGCCAATCCAGGCACCAATAGCCTGCTGGTAAAAGGCAGCTCAGAACAGATTGCTTATGTCAGAAATATAGTTAACACGCTAGACATGCAGAAAAGGCATATAGAACTGTCCGTTTGGATCGTCGATTTGCAAAAAGATGCACTTGAACAACTCGGGGTAGAGTGGAACGGTGGGGTAAACGTTGGAGGCAATCTGGGCATTTCACTTAACGGTGGAGTGGCCAGTACAGTGGATGGTGCGAGTTTTATGGCTTCGATTCTGGCATTAAGTCAAAAGAATCAGGCGAATATAGTTTCTCGCCCGATGGTGTTAACTCAGGAAAATATTCCCGCTATATTTGACAATAGTCGAACATTTTATACTCAGCTAATTGGTGAGCGCAGTGTCGAACTGCAACATGTCACTTATGGTACATCGGTTAACGTACTGCCACGTTTTACTGATGCTGATGAAATTGAAATGATGCTCAATGTTGAGGATGGTTCTCAGGTCCAGGATACTAATCCAACGATGGGATTACCGGAAGTAGGGCGTACTAATATCAGCACTATAGCCCGTGTTCCGCGAGGCAAGAGCCTACTGATCGGTGGTTATACCCGAGATGAAAGTTCAGAAGGTGAGGCCAAAATCCCTTTATTGGGGGATATACCGTGGATCGGCAGTGCGTTTAAATACAATAAGTCACACAACTCTAATATGGTGCGTGTATTTCTGATCCAGCCGCGGGAAATCGATGCACCATTGCAACAGGATGCCAGCGATTTGATTGCAGATATGAAAAAGAATCTCTCTAAGCCGGAATTGCATGACTGGATGCGTAACTATATGGATAGCCAGAAATGGCATTGA